One Hydrogenophaga crassostreae genomic region harbors:
- a CDS encoding alpha-glucosidase has translation MQEVSNNAPNSGWWRGGVIYQIYPRSFQDSNGDGIGDLPGITQRLEHIAALGADGIWISPFFKSPMKDFGYDVSDYCDVDPMFGTLDDFKHLLGRAHALGLKVMIDMVLSHSSDQHPWFTESRSSHDNPRADWYIWADAQHDGTPPNNWLSIFGGSAWQWDTRRCQYYMHNFLSSQPDLNFHNPEVQQVLLDTVKFWLDLGVDGYRLDTANFYFHDAQLRNNPGRGAPDLANPDPAVNPFNPYARQCHVYDKSQPENLAFLQRLRALLDQYPDTTMVGEIGDDDGLARLAEYTRSGPNGEPRLHMAYCFDFLGENHSAPFLHGILQRFITEVGDGWPCWALSNHDVVRSATRWGGPTPHPQLIQTALAFQASLRGTLCLYQGEELGLPEAQIAYEDLQDPYGITMWPEFKGRDGCRTPMPWNDQERHGGFSTAEKPWLPVANEHLALAVARQRVDPHSTLMQFTRLLHWRRTQPALLQGSMTLLPSDPQALAFVREHASGSLLCVFNFSGHPLRWAVPGNWAPATLLTGSGLEGAQLHGGLLHLEPWSAAHLSN, from the coding sequence ATGCAAGAAGTCTCAAACAATGCGCCCAACAGCGGCTGGTGGCGCGGCGGCGTGATCTACCAGATCTACCCGCGCTCATTTCAGGACAGCAACGGCGACGGCATCGGCGATCTGCCGGGCATCACGCAACGACTGGAACACATCGCTGCACTCGGCGCCGATGGCATCTGGATCTCGCCCTTCTTCAAAAGCCCGATGAAGGATTTCGGCTACGACGTCAGCGACTACTGCGACGTCGACCCGATGTTTGGCACCCTGGACGACTTCAAGCACTTGCTGGGCCGCGCCCATGCGCTGGGTCTCAAAGTCATGATCGACATGGTGTTGTCGCACTCCAGCGACCAGCACCCCTGGTTCACCGAGAGCCGCAGCAGCCACGACAACCCGCGCGCCGACTGGTACATCTGGGCCGATGCCCAGCACGACGGCACGCCGCCCAACAACTGGCTCTCCATCTTCGGCGGCAGTGCCTGGCAATGGGACACCCGCCGTTGCCAGTACTACATGCACAACTTCCTGAGCTCGCAGCCCGATCTCAACTTCCACAACCCCGAGGTGCAACAAGTCCTGCTCGACACGGTGAAATTCTGGCTCGACCTGGGGGTAGACGGCTACCGCCTGGACACCGCGAATTTTTACTTTCACGATGCGCAGTTGCGCAACAACCCCGGCCGGGGTGCGCCCGATCTGGCCAACCCCGATCCCGCCGTCAACCCCTTCAACCCCTACGCGCGGCAATGCCACGTGTACGACAAGAGCCAGCCAGAAAATCTGGCGTTTCTGCAGCGCCTGCGCGCCCTGCTCGACCAATACCCCGACACCACCATGGTGGGTGAAATCGGTGACGACGACGGCCTCGCCCGCCTGGCGGAATACACCCGCAGCGGCCCCAACGGCGAACCACGCCTGCACATGGCCTACTGCTTTGATTTCCTCGGCGAAAACCACAGCGCGCCGTTCCTGCACGGCATCTTGCAGCGCTTCATCACCGAAGTGGGCGACGGCTGGCCCTGCTGGGCCCTCTCCAACCACGATGTGGTGCGCTCCGCCACCCGATGGGGCGGTCCCACGCCCCATCCGCAGCTGATCCAGACAGCCCTGGCTTTCCAGGCCAGCCTGCGCGGCACCCTGTGCCTTTACCAAGGTGAAGAGTTGGGTTTGCCGGAAGCCCAAATCGCCTACGAAGACCTGCAAGACCCCTACGGCATCACCATGTGGCCCGAATTCAAGGGACGCGATGGCTGCCGAACGCCCATGCCCTGGAACGACCAGGAGCGCCACGGCGGCTTCTCGACGGCCGAAAAACCCTGGTTGCCAGTGGCAAACGAGCACCTTGCGCTGGCCGTGGCCCGCCAGCGTGTCGATCCGCACTCGACCCTGATGCAGTTCACGCGCCTGCTGCATTGGCGCCGCACACAGCCGGCGCTCCTGCAAGGCAGCATGACCCTCCTGCCGTCCGATCCGCAAGCGCTCGCCTTTGTGCGGGAACATGCGTCGGGCAGCCTGCTTTGCGTCTTCAACTTTTCCGGGCATCCACTGCGCTGGGCCGTACCTGGCAACTGGGCACCCGCCACGCTGCTGACAGGGAGCGGTCTGGAGGGGGCACAACTGCATGGCGGGCTCCTGCACCTCGAACCGTGGAGCGCTGCGCACCTTTCGAATTGA